The proteins below come from a single Apium graveolens cultivar Ventura unplaced genomic scaffold, ASM990537v1 ctg6582, whole genome shotgun sequence genomic window:
- the LOC141703366 gene encoding uncharacterized protein LOC141703366 — MSKATEMESSKIKEGGVGLSYPMLAKSNYASWSMKMKVNMQAHGVWDDIEPKNPKSPVEERTDKVALAVIYQGVPEDILLSLAEKNTAKEAWDAIKTMCLGADRVKTARIQTLKADFESLSMSEIEPIDEFCMKLNGLVTNIRALGEEVSESYVVKKLLRAVPTKFL, encoded by the coding sequence ATGTCGAAAGCTACTGAGATGGAATCAAGCAAAATAAAAGAAGGCGGAGTGGGTCTGAGTTATCCGATGTTGGCTAAGAGTAATTATGCTTCATGGTCTATGAAGATGAAGGTGAATATGCAGGCACATGGTGTGTGGGATGATATTGAACCTAAGAACCCTAAGTCACCGGTCGAAGAAAGAACTGACAAGGTAGCATTGGCGGTCATTTACCAAGGCGTACCTGAAGACATTTTGCTGTCACTGGCGGAGAAAAACACAGCAAAAGAGGCCTGGGATGCGATTAAAACCATGTGTCTCGGTGCGGATCGTGTGAAAACGGCTAGGATACAAACTCTGAAGGCGGACTTTGAGTCATTGAGTATGAGTGAGATAGAGCCAATTGACGAGTTCTGTATGAAACTCAATGGTCTGGTGACAAACATTAGAGCTCTTGGAGAAGAGGTTTCGGAGAGCTATGTAGTAAAGAAGTTGTTACGAGCTGTACCAACAAAATTCCTATAA